In one Lycium barbarum isolate Lr01 chromosome 7, ASM1917538v2, whole genome shotgun sequence genomic region, the following are encoded:
- the LOC132602946 gene encoding shikimate O-hydroxycinnamoyltransferase-like has protein sequence MGSEKAMKISIKESTLVKPSKPTPSKRLWSSNLDLIVGRIHLLTVYFYKPNGSPNFFDPKMMKEALSNVLVSFYPMAGRLARDEQGRIDINCNGEGVLFVEAESDACVDDFGDFTPSLELRKLCPTVDTSRDISSFPLVIFQVTRFKCGGAALGGGVFHTLSDGLSSIHFINTWSDIARGLSIAVPPFIDRTLLRARDPPTPSFEHVEYHAPPSLNSSLKNREFTGPKPSTTAMLKFSSEQLGLLKSKSKHEGSTYEILAAHIWRCTCKARGLPDDQLTKLHVATDGRSRLCPPLPPGYLGNVVFTATPMAKSCELQSEPLTNSAKRIHSALSKMDDNYLRSALDYLELQPDLSTLIRGPTYFASPNLNINSWTRLPIHECDFGWGRPIHMGPACILYEGTVYVIPSPNSKDRNLRLAVCLDADNMPLFEKYLYEF, from the exons ACACCATCAAAGAGGCTCTGGAGTTCTAATTTAGATTTAATAGTGGGAAGAATCCATCTATTGACTGTATATTTTTATAAACCAAATGGATCTCCAAATTTCTTTGATCCTAAGATGATGAAAGAGGCATTGAGCAATGTTTTAGTGTCATTTTATCCAATGGCTGGGAGATTAGCTAGGGATGAACAAGGAAGAATTGATATAAATTGTAATGGTGAAGGTGTTTTGTTTGTTGAAGCTGAGAGTGATGCTTGTGTTGATGATTTTGGTGATTTTACACCAAGTTTGGAACTTAGGAAACTTTGCCCTACTGTTGATACTTCTCGGGACATTTCTTCTTTCCCACTCGTCATCTTTCAG GTTACTCGTTTCAAGTGTGGTGGAGCCGCTCTTGGTGGTGGAGTATTCCACACATTATCCGATGGTCTCTCATCCATTCACTTCATCAACACGTGGTCCGACATAGCCCGTGGCCTCTCCATCGCTGTCCCTCCGTTCATTGACCGGACGCTCCTCCGTGCACGGGACCCACCAACGCCTTCTTTTGAGCATGTTGAGTATCATGCTCCTCCATCCCTCAATTCATCGTTGAAAAACCGTGAGTTCACGGGCCCAAAGCCTAGTACCACAGCCATGTTAAAATTCTCAAGTGAACAACTTGGGCTTCTAAAGTCCAAGTCCAAACATGAGGGTAGCACTTACGAAATCCTCGCGGCCCATATTTGGCGTTGCACGTGCAAAGCACGTGGATTGCCCGACGATCAATTGACCAAATTACACGTGGCCACTGACGGTAGGTCTAGGCTTTGCCCGCCCTTGCCACCGGGTTATTTAGGAAATGTTGTGTTCACAGCCACACCAATGGCAAAATCATGTGAGCTTCAATCAGAGCCGTTGACAAATTCCGCTAAGAGAATTCATAGCGCATTGTCAAAAATGGACGATAATTACCTAAGATCAGCACTCGATTACCTCGAATTACAGCCTGATTTATCGACACTAATCCGTGGCCCGACGTACTTTGCCAGCCCTAATCTTAATATTAACAGTTGGACTAGGTTGCCTATCCATGAATGTGATTTTGGATGGGGAAGGCCAATTCATATGGGACCAGCTTGCATTTTATATGAAGGGACAGTTTATGTTATACCAAGTCCAAATAGTAAGGATAGGAACTTGCGTTTGGCTGTTTGTTTAGATGCTGATAACATGCCACTATTTGAAAAGTACTTGTATGAATTTTGA
- the LOC132602068 gene encoding F-box protein SKIP1-like translates to MINICSHYSYRSPNLQVLSIKSCPHVTDETMSKIASGCPLLKELDISFCYQISHKCLALIGQQCPNLRILRRHLMTRFNPSQQEPFLPREYLDTCPQDGDSEAVAIGKFMPQLVQLEIRFSKLTNKGLALISEGCINLEHLDLFGCMNVTSRDISNASSNLKQLKTLKKPHHCTLMLESNTERYGLWQLYDERFQTDFFRI, encoded by the coding sequence ATGATAAATATTTGCTCTCACTATTCTTACAGGTCACCAAACCTTCAAGTTCTCTCTATCAAGAGCTGTCCACATGTAACTGATGAAACAATGTCTAAGATAGCCTCTGGTTGCCCTTTGCTTAAGGAACTTGACATCAGCTTCTGCTATCAAATATCTCACAAGTGTCTAGCTCTTATCGGACAACAATGTCCTAATTTGCGGATTCTGAGGCGACATCTCATGACTCGGTTTAATCCTTCCCAACAAGAACCCTTTCTCCCGAGGGAGTATCTAGATACTTGTCCTCAAGATGGCGATTCAGAAGCTGTTGCGATTGGGAAATTCATGCCACAACTCGTGCAACTTGAAATTCGGTTCTCTAAGTTGACTAATAAAGGTCTAGCTTTGATATCTGAAGGGTGTATAAACCTCGAGCATCTGGATCTATTTGGGTGTATGAATGTTACTAGCCGGGATATTTCAAATGCCTCGTCAAATCTGAAGCAGTTGAAAACCTTGAAAAAGCCTCATCACTGCACCTTGATGTTGGAATCTAACACTGAGAGGTATGGGCTCTGGCAACTGTATGATGAACGTTTCCAGACAGACTTCTTCCGGATTTAA